The genome window GTTCGCTTCTGAGGATAGTCTCTATGATGGATGCAAGTAAAATTGAAGCGGCACCGATTCTCGTAGCAGGACCTATTGACGAGATAGAAGAGAATCTATAGTTCTGTGCAAATGAATTGTTGGACGAAGCTGCTACGCGGCAAAAAGAATCAAATTTAAAAAAAATCGTAACTATTCAGCTCTATCATCTGCCAAGAGGGTATATATTTAAAGGAGTTGGTTCGTTATATCCATCTAAATCCATTAAGGGCAAAGATTGTTCAAGATATTAACTGGTTGAATAGATATAAGTATAGTGGGCATAGCGTCTTGATGGGGGAAAAAGAATTGCGATTGGCAGGATATAAAATATGTGCTTTCCAATTTTGGAAAAAGTATATTAAAGGGAATACAGAACTATTTTTTCTATGTGAAAAAAGGTTTAGATCAAGGAAGACGCCCTGAGTTGGTTGGTGGAGGACTAATAAGGAGCCTTGGTGGTTGGTCTGGGCCCGGAAGTTAAGATTGAAGGGTCAAGATTGCACGAAGGGGGATGAACGGATACTTGGGGATGGCGATTTTGTGATGGATGTTTTATCCAAAGCAAATGAACGGATAGAGGTTATTATTCTATGAATGACAAACCCGGCAAAACACCTCTTTATGATATTCATGTGTCAAACAACGCCAATATGGTTGTTTTCGGCGGATATGCCATGCCTTTATGGTATGCATCTGCAAAAAAAGAACATCTTGCAGTACTTACAGGAACCGGTCTTTTTGATACAAGTCATATGTCGACCCTGATAATTGAGGGGCAGGATGCTTTTGATATTATCCAGTTATGTTTTACCCGGGATATAAGCAGGTGCATGGGGGGACACAACAGACCGATTTATGACGGCAGATCGGTTTACGGGGCTTTTCTGAACATAAAGGGCTGGGTGATCGACGATGCCATTATTTTTCGTCTTAAAGAAAAATGCTACATGGCGGTTATAAATTCCGGTATGGGAAGCATTATTGCCGAACATTTAAAGAATAATATTGGAAGCCGGGATGTAAAAATTACCGACCTGACCGACAAAGTAGGCAAAATCGATATCCAGGGCATGGATTCTGCTATGATATTAAAAAAAATCCTCGCAGACCATGAAACAGTATTTAATGGAATGAAATATTTTTCATTCAAGGGCCATTTTGACACGGCTTATGCATCTATTGAGAATATACGTTTAAAAGACGGCACGCCGCTGCTTTTATCAAGAACCGGATATACCGGTGAATTCGGTTTTGAAATATTTATCAATCCTGATCATCTTGTTAAG of Desulfosarcina sp. BuS5 contains these proteins:
- a CDS encoding aminomethyltransferase family protein; its protein translation is MNDKPGKTPLYDIHVSNNANMVVFGGYAMPLWYASAKKEHLAVLTGTGLFDTSHMSTLIIEGQDAFDIIQLCFTRDISRCMGGHNRPIYDGRSVYGAFLNIKGWVIDDAIIFRLKEKCYMAVINSGMGSIIAEHLKNNIGSRDVKITDLTDKVGKIDIQGMDSAMILKKILADHETVFNGMKYFSFKGHFDTAYASIENIRLKDGTPLLLSRTGYTGEFGFEIFINPDHLVKLWKLIMSAGKQYGLIPCGLAARDSLRAGAMLPLSHQDIGSWPFINHPWNFALPFNSDRTGFTKKFIGDEAFLNIKNPEFTYPFAGFDLRKVSVSDPAVVLDSHGSIIGDVLTCVTDMGIGRQKNRIYSISSPKKPDDFNAKGLCCGFIKVLKPLKYGEIVNLKDKRREIKVEVVSDIRPDRTARVGSAAL